TAGCTAATAAGTGTTTAGTATAAATATAAATAATGCCTAACCCAAAAAACCTTATCACTCACAGATACTATCTCAGATTATAAATGATTCCCAATTATCCAATAAATATTTAAGCAAAAATTTTTCTAATTTTTGCTTATTTTTCACAAGAATCAACTGCTTTTCCTTATCTTCCAAATTTAATTTAATAATAACAGGCTTACACATTGAAGAACTCTTCTTGACTCGTATATCGTTAATGATTTTATTCAAAGAACCCTGTATAATATCCTGTTCCTTTACATCCTCTTTCTCTAAATAAGCACCTATTCTAATATATTTATATATCATCGTCCTACTAAACTTATAATCTAAACAAAATTCATAAAAATAATCATACCCATCAAATCTATATAATTTATTCTTTTTGATCTCATAAAGCGCCTTAGCTAATTCTAATTTATTAACGGCTTCTTCTAAAGTTCTAGCCTTAATTTCTTCTTTAAGTTGCTTATATCTTAATAATCGAGCCTTTTCTTTTCCAAAATCACCTTTAAATTGAGTAATATCTCCTACCCTACTCTTAATAGTATTAAGTATATCCATTTTTATCTTTATTCCTTAGACATAGATATTTGTAAACTGGTTTACAAATATCTATGTCATCCTTATATTTTCAATACCCTCAATAACTTCGGCTACCCTTAAATACTCATTATAATACCTCTCACTTTCCCGGGGCTCCAATCTATAAGTAATCATCTTCTGAATAGCAGCACTTCTATGAATTTTAATTGGAACATATTCTTGATAAAGCTGTTGCAAACTATCAAAAAATTCTTTCTTTATTTTTCTATTTTCCTCGTAAAGGGTCTGAATAACATAATAGCTCTTAAAATCCTGTTTCTGATAAGCGCTAATAATCTCTTGCATTTTACTTTTCAAAATATCATAACTTTCTATCGCCCAAAGCTCTGCTGGCAAAGGAATAACAACCTTGGTAGCAATCATCAAAGAATTAATAAGTTCCTTATTAACTGATGGTGGGGTATCAATTAATATATAATCATATTTATCGAAATAAGGGGTCAAAATTGTTTTCAACTTATATTCTTGCCCAATAATATTTTCTCCTGAAAACTGAGAAAGCCTAATATGCGATGGGGCAAAATGCAAATCATCTGTTATCTCATGCACAATACTCATAAAAGACTTTTTAGATTTTAATACCTCGTAAATATTATATTCTTTTATATCGACTTTATTTTCAAAATAAGGAAGAAAATAAGAAGTAACACTAGCCTGAGAATCAATATCTATAAGCAAAGTCCTATACCTTTTGGAAAAAATATACCCCAACATTATTGCTGTTACACTTTTGCCAACACCGCCCTTAATTGAAGATATTGTTATAATATCTCTCATCTTATACCCCTAGAATCTAAACACTTAAATCTCTTATCATAAAAAAGTTTATCTAAATTATCTTCAGCAACTAAGAGCTCTTCAGATAAAGAATTAATAACACCAATATCTTTTGCCTTAACTGAAATGTTAAGTTTTTTAATCTTATTTTTTATTGTAAAATAAGAAATATTATTAACTTTAGCTAAAAAAAGAGGAGTATAATATCTTTTTCCATTACATTCAATAAAAACATCTTGTAAATTTATTTTACCGACCAAACTTAACTACCTTGCTGCCATTCTTTTTTTAGCTTATCTTTAATAAGGTTTTGGGCCTCTTCACTTAAAAGCAATTCTCTTTTTTTAAAAAATAAATCTTTAGAAGAAATTACACCTTCAATTTTATTTTTTTTTATATATCTAGAGAGATAAGAAGAATCACTATATCCCATCTCTTTTGAAAATTCTTTCAAATTTTTTAAAGAGTTTAAAAAATTTAATGTAATTCGCACAAAATTTAATCTCCCAAAAAAGATTTCATTAATATCGAAAATTATTACATAATATAACCAATTTTATTATAAACTATGAACATCATTTTGTAAATCAAATTGACAAAATAACTTTTTTAGTATATAAATTATATTAAAGTTAATTTTGTCTTTTTTTAACAAAGAGATAAAAAAGACCTAAAGTTAAGGTCTTAAACAAACTGAAATAAAGGATAAATCGATGAAAAATTTAAATTTCTTTTTATATAATAACAGCAAACTCAAGAAAAATCAAGTTAGATTAATAAAACTAATTTCTATCCTAAAATATCTCAATAAAAATAAGTTAGGATATAACCAACAAGACATACTCAATCTAGCTAACTTTTTTCTCAAAAAAGAAGGTTATTCGATAATTAAAATGAAAACATTGCAAAAAGATTTGGGCTTCCTGAAAAAAAATAATGTAATTAAAACGTTTATAATAAGACTTGGAGAATACAAAGGTTCAAAAACAAAGTACATGCCCAAAATAAACGCGTATCAAATAT
Above is a genomic segment from Borrelia coriaceae containing:
- a CDS encoding ParA family protein, with the translated sequence MRDIITISSIKGGVGKSVTAIMLGYIFSKRYRTLLIDIDSQASVTSYFLPYFENKVDIKEYNIYEVLKSKKSFMSIVHEITDDLHFAPSHIRLSQFSGENIIGQEYKLKTILTPYFDKYDYILIDTPPSVNKELINSLMIATKVVIPLPAELWAIESYDILKSKMQEIISAYQKQDFKSYYVIQTLYEENRKIKKEFFDSLQQLYQEYVPIKIHRSAAIQKMITYRLEPRESERYYNEYLRVAEVIEGIENIRMT
- a CDS encoding plasmid maintenance protein, which translates into the protein MKNLNFFLYNNSKLKKNQVRLIKLISILKYLNKNKLGYNQQDILNLANFFLKKEGYSIIKMKTLQKDLGFLKKNNVIKTFIIRLGEYKGSKTKYMPKINAYQILKQIFNSTEELLEKTFNIIYKLSKKKTNEKNRTKNSSVYNNIYNNIYNKEKTRIEKDNKQKWTIEKILEKYTLHGKIRQKKAEAQNTI
- a CDS encoding chromosome replication/partitioning protein, with product MDILNTIKSRVGDITQFKGDFGKEKARLLRYKQLKEEIKARTLEEAVNKLELAKALYEIKKNKLYRFDGYDYFYEFCLDYKFSRTMIYKYIRIGAYLEKEDVKEQDIIQGSLNKIINDIRVKKSSSMCKPVIIKLNLEDKEKQLILVKNKQKLEKFLLKYLLDNWESFII